The Mariluticola halotolerans nucleotide sequence ATGGCCTATGAGATGAAGGCGAAAATGCGCCCAGAGGACACGCTGACGGTTGTCAATCTGGGCGCGGTTTACTCTTTTGTGCCGTCCAACCCCTGGGTGGCCATCGGCTGGCGCGACCGCAAGGATACCAGTGTCGATCTGACGGATATCTTCAGGCAGCATAATATCGGCTTGCGTACCGAGGGGGCCAAAAGGGTTCGTCCGGACAAGAACCAGGTGGAGCTGAACGGCGGTGATGTTCTCGAATATGACTATCTGATCATCTCGACCGGACCGGATCTGGCCTTTGATGAAGTACCGGGTCTCGGGCCTGCGGCCAATACCCAGTCTGTTTGTCATGTGGATCATGCGGTGGAAGCCAAAAAGGCGTTTGACCAATTGGTGAAAAAGCCGGGGCCGGTGGTGATCGGTGCCGTGCAGGGCGCTTCCTGTTTCGGGCCGGCATATGAATTTGCTTTCATGCTTGATACCGCGCTGCGGCGGGCCGGCATTCGCGATCAGGTGCCCATCACCTATGTCTCGCCGGAGCCCTATGTCGGCCATCTCGGGCTCGATGGGGTGGGGGATACCAAGGGATTGCTGGAAAGCGCCATGCGCGAGCGGCATATCAAATGGATCACCAATGCGCGCGTGACCAATGTCGATCCGGAAACCATGCATGTGGAACAGCTCAACGAGGATGGTACGGTCAAGGCCGAACACGATCTGGCGTTCAACTATGCCATGCTGCTGCCAGCGTTCCGCGGGGTTGCGGCGGTGCTCGGCATTGAGGGGCTGACCAATCCGCGCGGTTTCATCACCATCGACAAATATCAGCGCAATGCCGCCTTCCCCAATGTGTTCGGGATCGGGGTTTGCGTCGCCATTCCGCCGGTCGGCAAAACTGCCCTGCCGGTTGGGGTGCCCAAGACCGGGTTCATGATTGAATCGATGGTCACAGCGACGGCTGAAAATATCGGCGCGCTGTTGCGGGGCGAAGAACCTCAGGCTGTGGCGACCTGGAATGCGGTTTGCCTTGCCGATTTTGGCGACGAGGGAATTGCCTTTGTGGCGCAGCCGCAAATTCCACCGCGCAATGTCAACTGGTCCTCACAGGGCAAATGGGTGCATCTCGCCAAGATCGGATTCGAGAAATATTTTCTCGGCAAGGTCAGAAGCGGCAAGAGCGAGACTTTTTACGAGAATCTGGCGCTCGACATTCTGGGGATCAAAAAGCTCAAGGAAATCCATATCGAGCCGGATGAATAGTCGGTCGCTGATGCAATAAATGCTCAGGTATTTGCGGCTTCGCGGCCAAGCCGTTCAGCGGCCAGCTTCCGGATTTCTGTGAGTTCAGCCATCGTCGTTTTCAGGTCTTCGAGCTGACCGGCCAGAAGTTCCATGCGCGCATCGACCATTTCCACCAGCTTGGCCACCTGGGCGGTGTGGGTGCGGTCGGCGTCGTAAAGGGAAAGGTATTCGTGGATGTCCTTGAGACTGAAGCCCAGCCGCTTGCCGCGCAGGATAAGGATCAGCCGGGCACGGTCACGGCGGCGGAACACGCGGGTGCCCCCGACCCGCTCTGGTCTGAGCAGGCCTTTGGATTCGTAAAAGCGTATGGCTCTTGTCGATATGTCGAACTCCCGGGCGAGATCGGCAATTGCATAGAGGTCATGGCTTTCGGGGTCGGGCCGGTTCACTTTTTCGACTCTTTCATTTTTGCATATTCCTCGCGCAGCTCATTTTTGGAAAGCTTGCCGACGAGGGTTTTGGGTAGTTCGTCCTTAAAGATGATATCGCGCGGCATTTCCAGTTTGGAAATCTGCCCGCTGAGGAATTTTGTAATTTCCGGCGCACTGGCTTCCATGCCGGGTTTGAGCTTGACGAAGGCTATCGGGGCCTCCCCGCGATACTCGTCCTCGACACCAATAACGTTACATTCATCCACGGCGGGAAATTTGTAGATCGCTTCCTCGATGGTACGTGGATAGATGTTGAACCCCGAGGAGATGATCAGGTCCTTGATGCGGTCCACAAGGAATACGTAACCTTCCTCGTCGACATAGCCGACATCGCCGGTGCGGAACCAACCGTCGACAAAGGCAGATTCGGAGGCTTCCGGATTGTTGAAATAGCCGAGCATGACCTGCGGACCCTTGATCTGCAATTCGCCGCGTTCGCCCTGGGCTACCGGTTTGTCCGGATGTTCAATATCGGCAAAACGCACATCGGTGCCCGGTATCGGCTGCCCAATGGACATGTGCTTTGAGGGCACGCGCAGCGCGGAACAGCAAACGACTGGCGAGCATTCGGTCAGGCCATAGCCTTCAGCCAGAAGGGCGTCGGCGACAGTGGCGAATTCTTTGCGGGTTTCCTCAGGCAATGCCGCACCGCCAGAGATGATAACCTCCAGATTTTTGAGGTGTTCCTTGCGGGTTTGTCTTGCGGT carries:
- a CDS encoding NAD(P)/FAD-dependent oxidoreductase; translation: MSHIVIIGAGLGGVIMAYEMKAKMRPEDTLTVVNLGAVYSFVPSNPWVAIGWRDRKDTSVDLTDIFRQHNIGLRTEGAKRVRPDKNQVELNGGDVLEYDYLIISTGPDLAFDEVPGLGPAANTQSVCHVDHAVEAKKAFDQLVKKPGPVVIGAVQGASCFGPAYEFAFMLDTALRRAGIRDQVPITYVSPEPYVGHLGLDGVGDTKGLLESAMRERHIKWITNARVTNVDPETMHVEQLNEDGTVKAEHDLAFNYAMLLPAFRGVAAVLGIEGLTNPRGFITIDKYQRNAAFPNVFGIGVCVAIPPVGKTALPVGVPKTGFMIESMVTATAENIGALLRGEEPQAVATWNAVCLADFGDEGIAFVAQPQIPPRNVNWSSQGKWVHLAKIGFEKYFLGKVRSGKSETFYENLALDILGIKKLKEIHIEPDE
- a CDS encoding MerR family transcriptional regulator — translated: MNRPDPESHDLYAIADLAREFDISTRAIRFYESKGLLRPERVGGTRVFRRRDRARLILILRGKRLGFSLKDIHEYLSLYDADRTHTAQVAKLVEMVDARMELLAGQLEDLKTTMAELTEIRKLAAERLGREAANT